In Sander vitreus isolate 19-12246 chromosome 8, sanVit1, whole genome shotgun sequence, the genomic window ttctaGATATTATATGGTTCCATCACTTGCTAACAAATCTGCTGTCAGGTCCCAGCGATGCGTTTTACATAAAGCTTAATTTTGAGCTATGTGGTGGActtgaatacacacacaaacaatttcTTTATGCATTCATTGGTAGTATTTGGATCTAGCTATTGGGAATTTGATGAACACAAAGCATAATATGTTATAAAACAGCACAACTGGTTAATCTGTAGCATTGGACTCTTGGTGCAAATCCCTCCATTATACatttactccacatttttctcccagtCTTTATTGCCATTAAGGTGGCTTGTCATATGATCAAGTCTAATCTTAGTGTGCAAACAAGACAATTAAAATACTGACAAAAGCATGTTAATTCCATCAACACAAATGTCTAAACAGGTCCttacaaatgacatttttaGATTTAATTTAGGTATCTTAAACTAAAGGGGATTAGAGTAGCCTACTTTTGCAAACTGGTTTTCCATTTAcacttttttacacttttacactttttaatCCACATTTTCCACATCCAagtgtgaatattttttatCAATGCACATTTCTTATCTCCACTATAAAACATAAGTGTAAGTATTTTATCATGACATCTATTTGCACAATGGGAGCCCTGCACATGTAGCTGGTTTGTCGCTTTATCTTGAGAACAGCGCCCTCCAGAGCCTGGGGAAGGTCCGGGCTGCATAGACCACTTCATTGCATTAAAGTGTTATCAAAGTTATCAATCTCCTAAAACCAATCATTTATAGCGAAGACTTCATCCAACTAACCCAACTATCACAAATGTCAAAACAACAAACGTTTACAAATTACAAATAGGCCTAATACAGCAGCCTAGGGGTCCAATCTGGCTAAATCCTACAATtgtatgtgtgtaaaatgaggtTTTTATTGATGGTTGtggtttattgttattttttttttgtttaattttttaaatgaaggccCACCTCATCACTGAAATACATGTCTGCCATTTGTTCCTCAGATAATTTTCAGGAtcaaatgaaaagggaactttCCTACAGAGAGGAGATGGTTCAGCAGCTTCACATCGTCAGAGGTGAGAAAAATCAGGAAGAAGGAGCGGATACAGCAGCGTGGATTCACAGATAGGACATGTTTGCCGACGTGATTGATGACAGCCTATAATGCTCTGTGCATACACGATATCAATGATTTGCGTGGGCTGTCTGGAGGCTTTCGTTTACTGTTATGATACGCAAGCAAGTAAGCTACACTGTTAAATTCACGCGAATCACTTGCACTTATGTGGGACACACTTCCTGAGTTTTCTCACAATTCCCttgtgatacatttttaaaatcccCATAGTAATCAAATACAGACATAGCCTATAGCCTAATTATAACCTTGTGGAAATTACAAATAGCCTAGGTCTAAACATAGGCCTAACGTTTTTACCGAGATTTAAATTGAAAACTGTGCTCAGTGTGCATCTTGTGTCTTTATGTTGTGGCTATCCGTTTCCCATGACGCTTTAGCGAGCAGCAGAAGTTGATTAAAAACAAGTCATTGTTGTAAAGTCAGGTGGAATAGCAGCCAGGATAATGTGTATTACATTTCTGCACCCCAGAGGCTTATGGGCAGACACTTAACTGTCATACATCCAGACTATAGCCTATTAATGCATTTTTGGAGCATGCCTTTAATCAATTGACCCTATTATTTTGTAACTGTGTTCAACTTCAACATGCGTGTGCAAATACGTCTACTGTGTGTTGTGGCCTACTTTAATATAATTTTCAATAAGGCCGATTTAGCCTCACATGGCCGCATACGTAGGCCTACACTATTGATTGTTTCATTTCCTTCTTCATAGGAGCTCATGACGCTTTACACCATTTCTCGTGTAAGATGTTGACTCCTCGCCACTGCAGCGGATCATGCTCCTTCAAACCTCCTCTGCTACCACCCTAAATCGGATTATATAAACAAAGGACACATCTAGAGCTTCTGTCAAATCATGGAAAACATCCGAGCGGTCAAATTGAAAGAAGACTATAACTTGTAATTACTtgggatataaaaaaaagaaaagaagaattgAACTTAAACCTCGGCATTTATGTAACCATCTTGCATACAGTgtaatttgttttaatgaaatgataCCATtgataatatttattatttgtggCAAAGTGCAATGACGATGTATGTATCTAGTAATAGGTAGGTTGTTATTTcgtttttttattgtcaataaTAGCAGGTTTGACTAGCCAATTCATTGCTCCTCATCCTCTCAGTATTGTGAATTAGCCTACTACTTTTGCTGTGTTCTTATTTGCAGGCCACTGGCTTCCTTTTGGATACTATGCACTTTAAACAAATGATTGGAATTACCTTAAAAAGCTTGTGCATTGAAATAGGCCTACAATATAATTATTCCATTTGTAGCGGTCAGACCATGCTTATTTGTTTCTGAAGACTTACAAAACAAAGTAAGTAGGCTAGTCTAAATTAGTACATCCACGACTTTGTAAGTAGCAACATATTAAGAGTATAGCCTATTTGTTCATGTAGCCTATTTGTTTTCATCGCTaatgaataaatcattttattaaaagaaatgtgGATTCTTGCCCTTGGTGTTGCCATCATGCATAATTCCATTCCGATGGTTTAATATGCTTGGCCTAACTTAATTTGACCATTAGGAGAAGCAGTAAATTTGATCTGCCTTTGAATTAATGCGCAACTTTCACCTGTCACTAGTCTGTTTGATTAGCaccaaaaaagatgaaaaaacacacttctttttctctctgttgcacCTTACGAAAAAATGCAACTAATGGTTATTTTCACTGTCAATATGTAGCCTATTTGATCAATTGATAGATTGTTTAGACTGTAGACATAATGGGAAATATTCCAACAcaagttcccagagcccaatGTGACATCCCTTAAACCTTTTAACGCCTAGGCCTACCACTGGAATaccatttcatttgtttgaggaattttgttttgctgaaatacaaaaacaccaaaataagACGGACTGGTTAGGTAGGCTCGATATAGTaaaattgtttttcttctttttatttaggACTATCTATTTTTATCTAGggctgcaacgattaatcgatcATTTTATTAGTCATTGACAGAAAATTCATGGCCATGCTTTAATAATCAACTAATCGTTCAAGTCATTTACCAAGCACAAATGGCAAAGAGTTGCTCGTTTcataaatgtgaggattttttacttttctctgtTATATATTACTGAATATTAAATGCATGCTATTtctgttttggactgttggtctgaCAAAAACTATACCCTTGACGTTCCATGTGTAGTATTGTCCTCTTTGGTATTGTGTTCATAGACAGTAGGCTATGTGCTGCGGTAGCTCCCCCTGCTGTCCGCGGCGAAGAAGCGACACCAATTTTGAATTTTGCTCTGTCCCTTGAGGATGGCTTTTGCGCATGCGTACCTAATGTAACAAGATGGCGGAAAATGCGGAACTGAAGGTAAAGTGAGCCCCTACATTAGCTTGACAAATAGACGTTTCACAGTGAATTTGGGAATTTCAAATCATAGAACCATTATTACTTGACAGTAGAGACCCGATGAATGTTGGTATCAAAGCATATAATACAAAAACAGGAGAGCAGTGGAGACCGGACAAACTGTTAGCTGGCTGGCTAGCCCGCTAGCATTAGCTTTGTTATTGTTGCCGACGTCCCGTTAGGCTGCCTTTGCTCACCTGCACATAAGGCCACATATCGCTTTTAGTCAAATGTGAAAACCACTTTCATGTCAACGTTTTGTACCCAATGGCACTGTAGTATTAACCACCTGACATTGGCAGTAGTTCGCCGGGAGGACCCCAATTTCTGTTTAAAAGTGGGCTCTGTCTATTCCCTGGAAGATAAGCGCAGCTTCCATTAGCGTTATTTCCGATGTAATGTTTGCGATAATTGTTCAAACACTCGAGATAAAGTAAATACTGTaacattcatttttgtttcagtCAGATTAAACCGGCATTATTCTACTCATATAATGTTGGTAATTCATTATTAATTGACAGAAAACACTCATTGTGAAACGTATTATTTCTATACGGTACAAAAGGCATTTAACATCAACGTTCAGCTCATTTATTGAATATAAATGTACCACTTATATCCGGTGGTATGCGACATCACATTTTATTAACAGGCCACATTTCAAGCGTCATCCGAATGTTTACAATTGCTGAAATATTTACCTTTTGCAGTTCCACATTGAGTCCTAATTGGTCTCCTCAGTTACCACACAGATGACCTTGACTGATAAAGTAACATTTGCTTATCTATGCAAGTTGTCTTTTTAATGCCATTAAGTGTCATTAAGTGTTGCCTTCGTGTGTGGGGCCACATCGCACCGTTTACACACAATCATTCACAAAAGATGACTTTACATATGGTGGACCTAAGAACACACGTACCTGTACAATATAGTATAACATAATACAATGGAAGCCCTACTTTTGTGGAgatgaaaatgttttgttttctttgcttctGTGTCACAGGTGTTGATCCAGTTCTATTGTAATTTATGGTTTTGCTTTATTTGACTGCATAACACTGTAGGAATGATTTTGTTAAGAATAAAACAACCTGTGTCATTAGATTGTATTATGTTactacaacaaaaaaagcagggCCACCTAATACAACATCACAAGAATCTTCCTAAAAATTGAAATTAACACCTCTCTGACACTGTCTGAAGAAAAAGTCTCTGGTGTATTGGATTCCTTTATTTTGTACAGATACTCATGTTAATGTGTCCACACCCTGTATTAGTGCTGCTCCATTATGGAAAaaatgatttcaatattgaaatcatgactatttaacatgattactcattgaccatggaaagatgttgcatttattgaacttaaaaaacagtgaaaacaccttgaactgtgaaatttcccttaatacttttcccgttgaacctttttgaattccccttcagaacacaagacaaaataagagtttacttgcagtATAATGTGcgaaataatcgtttttctttattacatttttttttgtgatcgttaggagcctaAATTGAAATCGCtatcaaaatttgattaattgcacagccctacccTGTATTATCACTTGCAGCATGAGGTGATGAGGATTAAAACCTTAAATAGTAGAATCAGTAGAAGTTATGTGCGTTTTCTGCTTCTAGCCAAAGGGCCATCTCTGCCAAAGTCATCTCAGAGTGGATGTGTttgttaaatatactgtatgatgaAGCTCTTCATTGTCTTTTATTTAGATACTAGCCGAACAAAGGCCAAAGAAACTGTAAAAATCTCCAAGCCTgtctcaaaaatgaaaatgctatGGGTGTGGATGATTTGCAAGCTAGTGAAGGGTTTTTAATGATGTAAAGAAATAAATCAGACATGCTTTAATAATGATGTTTTAAATGATGAAGGCTGAAATGAGGAAAGGAaacttgttctttttttcatcagaatatgaaaaaaatgtttaatagaCGATTTTTCaaactcttctttttttaccagCAAATGGTAATGAGCCTTCGAGTTTCGGAGCTTCAAGTGTTGTTGGGGTATGCAGGACGGAATAAGCACGGGCGCAAACACGAACTTTTGACCAAAGCTCTTCACTTACTCAAGGCTGGTTGCAGTCCTGCTGTGCAGATGAAGATCAAAGAGCTCTACAGACGACGCTTCCCAACCAAAATGGTTTCACCAGTAGACCTGGCTCTGCCCGGTGTTCATTCTGCCTCCAGCCTGCCCGCCGGCCTCGCTCAGCTGGGATTTGACAGCCACAGTTCCCCATCGCCTCTGCTGCCTGTTTCTTTACTTGGGCCCAAGCATGAGCTGAGTCTGCCTCACCTCCCCTCCGCCCTGCACCCTGTACATCCTGATGTCAAGCTCCAGAGATTGCCATTCTATGACGTTCTGGATGAGCTCATTAAGCCAACTAGCCTGGGTGAGTCAACCACTTTCTGCTCTGCTGTTTGTTTAGCGATAACACTTACATGTCTGAGCCATGACTTGTCAAAACCATGATCAGTAAAAGTTCAGTTAGAGTTGACATTAGAGCCTAGTGATTCTGACTGTCCTGTTCCTCGTTTATTTTTCGTAGCCTCAGACAACAGTCAGCGGTTCCAGGAAGCATGTTATGCCTTTGCATTAACACCACAGCAAGTTCAACAGATCAGCAGCTCCAtgtaagtgagaaagctatCTGGTAAGAGATGAAAGGGAAGAAGAAATAATACTGTAAAAGCATTGAAACTACCAAACTATTTTTGTACtgtttacatgatttaaaaatCATTATCTGACATAGCAATCAATCAGAGTTGTTATtaaattgaatgtgaaactttTGGTCATCCTGATCAAGCTTTCTTTTAATTCTTTAGGGACATATCTGGGACCAAATGTGACTTTGCTGTTCAAGTTCAGTTAAGGTATGTCTAACATACTTTTCTTCAGAGCATAAAAACATTCTCTTTTGAATAATAAGTATATTTGCGTTAAGTGATGGGTCTGCATTTAGCTCCTTAGTTTTGAAGCAAACAAAAAATAGTTTTGTCACTTGTATAGTTCACATCATTTCAGTCTTTCTTCTTAGCGATTTAGTCTGACTTTCAGATTCAGACGTAAGAAGTTAAAACCCTCACCCAAGTTGTAACTTTAACCTTTAAGTTTACAGTTATAGGTTATAGGTGTTGATAAAAGACAAAGATAGGAATCAAAATGAATGATCAACAGAACAGGTTTTGAATTGTGGAGTGAAGAATGCAGGGATGCACACATATTATTAGACAATATATTCACCAATATGATTAATAATTAGTTTGCTGTTCAATTCCAGGATTATAGTTTTTTGATAGCTTACGTGCAAGTGTTTTTATTACCTTCCAATAACCTTACTTTAAAACAATTGAACCAAACAGGCACACTTTGTTGGCATTGTTTAacttgacaaaaacattaaataacgtTAACAAAAACTGATGTTTTCCTTAGTTGCATAATAAAATATTCACTGTATGGATGAATGCCATCCTTTAAGAGGTGCTCTCCTATATCATAGATGGAGATGGCTGTACTTGACAGAACTGAAATGGTAAAATAAGCAAGCCAACCTTTTTGTGAAAGTGGCAACTTTACAGAAACAAATTGCTTTTGACATTTGTCCCTCAACATTTGATCTTACAGcttctgtcatttattttcttcattttcagaTTTTGTTTATCAGAGACAAGCTGTCCCCAGGAGGATCATTTCCCCCCTAATCTGTGTGTGAAGGTGAACGGCAAGCCTTGTAATCTCCCGGTGAGTCTATTGTCATATTTTCTGTGTAGTACACCACCAGTTACTGAGAATCAAGGTCACTGATGTTTGATATTTGGTCTGCAGGGATATCTTCCTCCAACCAAAAATGGAGTTGAACCAAAAAGGCCCAGTCGTCCCATCAACATAACCTCTCTTGTTCGACTGTCCACCACAGTCCCCAACACAATTGTGGTGTCGTGGACTTCAGAAATTGGGAGGGTAGGAAGTTCCAGGCAAAGCTTTAGAAATCAAGCATCATAGTCCACTAAAGAGGACTTAAGTTACCTCAGTGTAACTTGTTTCGCTCATTATTTTATCTTTGTTTTGTCAGAGTTTTTCCATGGCTGTTTATCTGGTAAGACAGCAGTCGTCTGCAGTGTTGTTGCAAAGACTACGGGCCAAAGGAATTAGGAACCCCGACCACTCAAGAGCTCTGAGTAAGTTGCCTCTAGATTTTGTAGTAAAAACATAGAACATGTAACACATGTGTTTGCACTACATCTATAAGTAAAAGACGATCACATAAATTACCTTCTGTCATATAGTAactactagggctgggacgatttgTCAGCGTAGTCGACGTCATCGATTACGTAAATGCGtcgacacaaataatttgcgtTGACGCgtcactaaataaaataaataaataaaacttgcgtgcaaattaattaatataatGCAGAACTAATGTattgcggaactactgttagatacggGGGTTCTAGGGACaactaatctgtagccccgccttagctctgaagctagccGAGCTCTCCGCTTACATGGAGTTTTTTGTCAGGTCGACAGTCcagtgagtcagagatagcgGCACAAAAGGGCGAGTagtggcgacccacaagagttagaggacccgccggcctctttaagatcgcaagttCGGTCTTcgggtcagttacagtagtacatgtgagagagtggtggataagacgaggactgtgtgtcGACGTTattcagcagttgttgggtatgtgagtggaaatacatctaacatgctaCCGCATATCCAacgccatcacccagatgtgccaatcactggaacgagacaaaaaaactgtccaacttctcctccctgcagtgcttaaccagcctttagatacaaataattaaagttaaattaaaagggagaagagcatggatgttaaacaagagcttattcattattttacctacGGTTAAAAAAAGCTaatacaggctactcttttttgcacttgctctgtttactttaagtttttatttttgtattcctcctgaaagtgactttattttgtggttggacttcatctggcttcaggttgcactacaaatgtattttacttgaacagtgcagtgttaaaaaaatttaataaatagagatttgaaccttactgaaatttgttttgtgtaaattgttaataattgagcaatgggaaaataatcgctaattgaaaaattaatcgttagattaatcgaaaaatgtattgctagataataaaatagaaaataatcgtttgggacagccctagtAACTACTGTGCATTTTTGTGGCCTGTTTGACTACGTAGTAACAACAACTTGTGAGTCCCCGGAATTCAATTTAGGACCCAAAAAAGGTTCTAAGTTCTGCAAAGTTCCTCAGTTTCTTAAAGATTCCTGgaaaaaagttttgaacatTTGTTGTTCCACTGCACTTTTTTTGCTCACACATAGAACTTAcatttttcatccatccatcatatGATGAAAGATTAATCGTGAGGGAGTTTTGGAGTCTTGTTAAACGAATTAACATTAGCACAATTGGCTTTAACAGTCATAAtacttgtttttaatctttgtgtttgtctttttctttctcacagTCAAAGAGAAATTAACAGCTGATCCAGAGAGTGAGATCGCCACCACCAGTCTACGAGTCTCTCTCCTGTGTCCTGTAAATACTCCACTATACTGCTCAACTAAAAAAGTAGTATTGTAGTTAGTTGTGAGAAGTATAATTGGAAGTCTGCAGAACACCTGTACAACCAGTTAGTCAATAAGCCTATTGACACATCAAGAAATGAATTGACAATTCTAATTAAAGAGGGATTTTTTAAAGTCCCTTAGACCTGTATTTTATTGTGCAGATAGACAAAAAGTACTTCTTACTGTACTGCCATAAACTGTAtactagaggtgtgacgagatctcgtcGGAGcgggactaacgttacgtcgcATCTGCAGCGTTCATGTCAAAGTGAGTCACGACAATGCTGGTAAAGCGGTCACAAGTGTGGTTAAGGTTTTCAAAACTTCAAAGTGCAGACAGTGTTTGCTGGAATATAATTTAATGGCGAAATCGCAGTGCAGTTAACTTTACACTTccaagacagacaggcacaacAGTGTTCACTATGCCCTGGTTacagactgacaggctggaggttgtagggtaaggcaactttatttatagcacatttcagcaacagggctttttttaatttttttatttaacctttatttaaccaggtagaccgttgagaacaggttctcatttgcaatggtgacctggccaagaaaagcataagtgtgcaggacaacatacagtttcacatacaatacaaaacaggaatacagaatacaaaaggctacataaagtgcagattaaGTAAGCAT contains:
- the pias1b gene encoding E3 SUMO-protein ligase PIAS1; this encodes MAENAELKQMVMSLRVSELQVLLGYAGRNKHGRKHELLTKALHLLKAGCSPAVQMKIKELYRRRFPTKMVSPVDLALPGVHSASSLPAGLAQLGFDSHSSPSPLLPVSLLGPKHELSLPHLPSALHPVHPDVKLQRLPFYDVLDELIKPTSLASDNSQRFQEACYAFALTPQQVQQISSSMDISGTKCDFAVQVQLRFCLSETSCPQEDHFPPNLCVKVNGKPCNLPGYLPPTKNGVEPKRPSRPINITSLVRLSTTVPNTIVVSWTSEIGRSFSMAVYLVRQQSSAVLLQRLRAKGIRNPDHSRALIKEKLTADPESEIATTSLRVSLLCPLGKMRLTIPCRAITCSHLQCFDATLYIQMNEKKPTWVCPVCDKKAPYEHLIIDGLFMEILNSCSDCDEIQFKEDGNWAPMRSKKEVQEVSASYNGVDSDSSRTETHEHKRGSSNDNSKKVDVIDLTLDSSSEDELDDEPPPKRACPSVSPVSPPPNKGVLNLHSQASPVSRAPSMPPVETSYIPPPPPLIQDYRHYYHTTSDLPDLNFFSFLQGDNQHYNMVMAAAAAASASASEDHDLLLNRFLPYGSSQMLREQPGTPGSSTLAATNGGSNSGSTSSLVSSSSLRDRDKDRERDRDRDSHTISGLSRSSVEAAAAAAIYGSISDVISLD